Genomic segment of Corvus moneduloides isolate bCorMon1 chromosome 14, bCorMon1.pri, whole genome shotgun sequence:
TTTTACAGAAACCAGGATACAATATTAAAGGTTCTCTGTCAAACTAACAGCAGCCATACTCTCAGCACAGTGAATTAACACTGATTACAGTAACCATAAGCACTGCTACCAAATGCCCAGCAACGCATTAAAAACCCAActgtttaaatatgtaaaaataacattaaactTTTCTTCACATCTATTATTACGACAGTTTGTATGACCAAAGTGTTTCCTCCATTTTCTCAGTCCGTTTCCTTGCCCTTCTGCTGTTCATTcataaacacagcagagaaaaccCTTTCCTGGAAGAGGCTGTAATTCAAACAAAAACCATAAaggcataagaaaaaaaaaaattaaaattatttttcctttttaacccCTCAAGGCCCTGAAATACTAGGACTGAAAGCAGAACTTCCATCAATAGAATTTATCTGTTGGATCAAACTGGctcttctttttgttctctGACCTTCAATTAAGAATGTCCCTGATCTCCATGACATGAGCATCAGTCACAGCTCCCTGCTGGTGGGGAAGACAACCAACagggatttttatttgctttcttgcaGGTTGCTAACAGTTTttatactaattttaaaaacaggttGTTCTCCAAGAAATGAGACATGTCCAAATCTAATGAGCAATACTGGTCTCTTTAATCAGTCACATGGTATTATTAACACTGAATTGTTAATGAGTTGTTTCTCAGTCTGTTTTCTGTACAGCCTTGCTGAAATTTCCAAAAGCCAAACTGTCTGGATTTCCAGTGCTCCTGAAGCTTCGAAGAGATCTTGTTCTCAGAAGGAAATATGAGGTTACACACAGTGACTCTAAGTAGacacatcctttttttcctccccaagcAAAATTGCCTGGAGAACCAGTTAAATCTAAAGGCAACACATGCTTACATCTGAGACTGTATTCTACCTTGTCATATTCATTTCAGTTCTGATGCTCTGCCTCCCTTACAAGTGCTTCAAGATAGAAAGAATTTGGCTGAAACTTGAACGAAGTATTTGTCATATTTCCTCTTCCTGACAACTTTAAATTAAGGAAGACCATGACTTCCTTAAGCAGACTCAAAATACCTGTTACACCAATGAATCACGACTAGATGCACACAAAGGGCACACAAATATTAACAATTTAATCCTAGTTCTCATTTGGGTTAATATTTTCCCAAGTTTGCATGAAAATAGATGTAGAAGTCAGTATCTGTGGCAGTCCACATATTCTAAAGCAATGGCTTGTGCAAGTTAGCATGGACATATCCTTTTAACCATAACGTATTTTCTTATAGACAAAAGACCTGAAGCTGAGGTCCTGAAAAGACCTGAGATGGTAAGTTATGGATTACACAggttttagagaaaaaaattatgcttttgtTCTTAACCAGTGCATTGCTCTATCTACGAAACACCTTTGCCATCAATTAGTAAAGAATTTCAGCATTTGACAATACAAAGAAATGGCAGTTCCCTTTACAAGTTACCAGTTCTGTATTTAGTTCAATTTTCTTGAAGGAAGTCAGTTAGTGCTTCTATGAAGTGAATGAAGCAACAGAAACAGGTGATTTCTACTTCCAACAGAAATTTCTCCctatggaaaggaaaattcagtAGTGATCAACCACAGGGTGACTGAGACACTCTAAAtctctaaatattttctctaaatatttttttgatgTGCTAACACCAGTCACTGTAAGTAAaatatctgaagaaaaaaggcttGATGAAGTCAAAGTTAAGTAATTTGTAAACCCACACtatcaaaaagagaaaatttaaaaaatgagcaGTACAAAGAAGAAGTTACAACACCAGTAAAAACTCAGAGTCCCATTTAACTCTACAAAAGACACTGTGGTGCTTCTAATATCTGAGCTCACCCAGGCATCACAGAGCAACAACACTCTGTGGCCCACAGACACACTGTGTGCCTGTTTTGGGATTAGTAAGGATACAACCAGGAAAGACAGGTGCTTCTGGTTACCTGTACAGCTCCAGTTTTCACCAGTTTATCTATAATTACCTTGAATTTATAACAGCTGAAATTAAAAGAGGTCACAGCTTGGCAAATACCACACAAATGGCAGCAACAGAATCTCGCAGGTTTAATTACAGCCTTTggattttattaaatttctaaATGGCCAAGTGCTACTTAGTTCACTTTATTTATGGCAGCAGGAAGCTAAATTACTTATTacattaaatggaaaaaaggtGCCTGTCCCTCAGTGTCTGCAGGCACCTATGGAAAAGAGCAaagggcaggaaaggaaaaagctgcaTCATCTCACCCTTGGGCTTAAAAACTGCAACAGGAGATGGGTCCAATAGGGAAGAAGGAGGTTTTATAGGGTTCATGGGCAAACAGATCCATTTGAAAGTGTGACTAGATAGGAGATATGCATGATAGGCCCATGGATAGATGAGGCTTAATCACTGAGAGAGAAACTGCACATCTGCAATAAATGTCACAGCTACATGACGCTCTAAATAGGTTGTAATTCATGTTGCTCAAGACTTTAACAAGCCTTGCTTGGTCAGCAGAGGACAGAAACTGCTCTGAGGGAATTTATTTCTATACAAACtggatgggggaaaaaaaaaagtactcaTTGAAAGCATTCTGCTTCACTTCTAACGAGTTTTACAGAACTTGAGACAAATTCTTAGCAAATCCTTTAACTCGTTCTTGGCTTTCCACAACCTCTTCAAGTCAGATTTTTGCAGAATATGAATGTTCCCTTGGAAGAATCATAGGAAATATTATGAGTAGGATATAATTTATAACCCCTTGTTATGTGAGCATACCAAGGTCAACTGGGGCGCCTCAGTCTTAAGCTTAGTCTCAAAGTactcagcagaaaaatgtgGAATGCATTATACAGTAAAAAGAAGAAGAGTAAGACAGCAAACTACGTATAATGTTAGTTTTTGCTTCCCTGCTTTGCcacctgggaaggaaaaaaagcttcagGTCTTTTCTCTACTAAGAAAACACATTATAATTATTAATTGCTAATGAAACTCTGTTTGTGCTCACACAGGGCATTGTGACACACAAAGTCCCACACCACCAAATCTTCACCTATTTATATCCACCCAATTCAACAAGTATTTAAGTTCAGAAACACAATCTTTGCTGACTGCATGAAAGATTTTAAGCAACTTTATACTACTTATGTGCAATTTCCAGAACATGAACACAGGGAGGCAACAGTTAAGCTGTTTCGCTCTTGCTCATTTTTGTGAGATTTCATCCCAAAGCATCATAAACAACTCCTCGACCTTTTCCAGAATATCCACACTATGCTTTTAATTGGAAAAAGGTGCTTGTGCACAGAGTGCTGCCATCATATGGtggcataaaaataaacactaagTAAGGTGTTTCAGAGGGACAAGGTGAGCAGCTCAGAACTGGGACAGAAGCTCAGTGACTCATGCGTGTAGACTTTCTCTGGCCATTGACAAGAGCACAAGAGGGGACTTTTCCAAGTGAGTGCAGACTCACTGCGTGCCAAGCCCCTAAACGCGGGTGCTCCCTGATAAGCACAGCCCACCGGGGCCGCAGCAGCCCCCGGAGCGGAGCCGGGCCCCTGCCCCGCCGAACCCCCAGGGGCTACCGGGGCGCTGGGAAGCGGCTGAGCAGGAAACGCCGTTCTGGCTCCGGGGCTCCGCCGGGACACGGAGATGCCGCCGGGGCGCTCGGTGGGTGAACCGCCGGGGCACCCGCGACTCCCCCGGGATGAGGCACCCTCACACATCGGACGGAGAGGCTGGGCAGACCCCGGCCGAGCTGCGCTTGTTTCGGGGCCCGGGCCCTCCCCTCCCGTCGGGGACACGTAGTCCAGCACCACCGCAGCCGCCCACAAACCCCCTCCCCGCCGGGAACACAGTGACAAcgggccgggggcagcgccgAAGGACAGGGAAAAGCGGGAGCTCCCAAAGCGAGTCCGCACGCATCTAAAGCCGCGGGAGCGCCCACGGAGGGAAGCGGGAGCCCCCCGAGGGTCCGCGCTGCCGGAGACAGCCCCGGAGCGGCTCTGCACTGACGGAGGAAAACAACCAAGGCGGGGCCGCGGAGAGGGTCCGCAGTGACGGAGGGAAGGGAGCCCCGCGCAGGGTCCGCACTCACCGGGACCGCGGGCTCCGATGGCCGCTCCCGGCCCGGGACCGCCGGGCTCTTCCCCCGCCGTGCCACGTGACACGCGGCGCTCGGCCCCGCCCACGCGGCACGTGACGCAGGCGGACACGTGACGGCGGCGGGAGGAGGCGGGGCCGCAGCCGCGGTCAGTGTCGCCGTATCGCGACAGGAACGCGCCCGCCGCGCAGCCATGGGGAGTAAATGGactttcaggtcccttccaaccccaagcAGTCTGGGATTCTCCGATCATCAAACACCAGCATGACCCGGTAACTGTTCTTTTCCCACCTCATTTCTCTGGTTATTTCTACCCTGAACAGAAGTTAAATGCGGAGACAGGGTTGCAACaagatgggctttgaggtcccttccaccccaaatcATTCTGTAATTCTCTAAGAATTCATTAGGAAAGTCCCATTTATCCTGGGATACTGCCTGCTCCTGTTCAGCCTCTCCAACtcaaaactgaatttaatttcttcatgaCTCTCACAGGCCACAGGGAGAAGCAGGTTACTGGCAGAGTGATTGAAGACATAAAAATccttttgtggaaaaaaaatgggatctCAACTTTGTCATTACAAGTCAGATGTAAAGGGACGTGCACTCTGCAGTGGGAATGCAGTGAGGTTGATTCACACACACATCTGGCTAAATGGACGACTCAGCAATGTTCTGGACTTGTCCTTTATCCACCAGTGACCTTTACAGCAACAACTGGGACTGTGTAAAATGACTTGGGGTTTTTACACTGTTATCCTTCATCAGAAGCAGAGCACGCAGGAAACCTCAAAGAGTCAGACAGGTTTCTAGGTATGTTTATTAGACCAGGAATGCCACTGTCCAAGTGGTAATCAGGGAACAAATGCCATTACACAATCATTTTCTCAGTGAAAGTTTAGACCAGTTCATTAGAAGCGGAGGCTGTTACTCCCTCCATTCTCTTGGAGTGATTCTGCCAACAGGTGAAAAGCCCCACGCAATGTCAAGCTTTGTGAACACCTGTAAAGGGATAAAACCCAAGATTATTAACTCTGAAATCAAAGAAACCGTCTGATAGAGGgctatttttattgttttcagttCAGATTTCTTGTATTAGAACATGACATCTCATTAATTTTCTGATTAAACAAGTGGAATATATTTATATTGAATAGCATTTAAATGTTacagttttctgtttcaaaataccCAACTTTAGAAGAAAGAATCTGCAATGTAAAACCCCACCACCGTACTGGTATTCTCATCCAGaaattttgctgctgaaagCTGTACCTGTAGAGGTTTGACATCCCAAGTAAAATAGAGAACACTTGTGTTTCTCATACATTTTCAAATCAAGCAATAGACTGACACAGAAATAGGAGTAACAACTCAAATTCAAGCCGGGAACTAACAGAACTTCCACCTCTATCACATCACTATTCGCTTATGTAAGAAGCTCCTAAATTCTGACCACTGAATTTATTTCAAACAGGCAAAATCGACACCTTTAAAGTTTGCAGCTCGAGTCACAAGAGACAAAAAGGTGACAAAACCAACTTACATAGCCCCAGACAGCTGAGAACATGGCAGCTCCTCCAAGGAGGACCATGGTTCCATATTTATCGTGGAAGTTCGGCTCATGCTTGCGATGAACTTGTCTGACTGCAGTGTGCTGGATGCCACGAGCTGAGGAGCGTTCAGAAGTACAGAAATCAACAAAAATACATGCCAAAACCATTCACAATCCTCATCTCCCACCAACAGAGAGGCGCTAGtgttaaaagattaaaaatgctggaaaaaataatcttttggACTCAGAACTCTGGAATGACTTCAAAACATGGGATATACACaaatcctttaatttttttcagctctctCAATTTCTCTCTAGAAAGTTATTCCTTATGTCTAACtccagtaagaaaaaaaaaatcttctaagtTACCTTTTTCactaatatattttctttagtaTTACTGTTTCtctaataaaatgttttgcttaGTGCCTAGCTTTTTTAGATTTCTACATATAAATATCTATCCTAGCAGTGTATGTAACCTAACATGAGCATTGTCAGGATGAAGCTCACCATCAAATTATGGGGTTGAAGATAGAGGgtgtggaaggaaggaaacagaaataaccTGCGGGCATGAGACaaataatagagaaaaaaatacacaatgaTATCTGCAGATGATGTACATTATAAATATACACTATAAAAGGTACACTTATTAAAGAGAAGACAACAGtgaaaaaatcaaagcaataGCTACAAAACACAAACTGCCCGGTAGCTGTGTACAAAGCATTTGATGAGAAGGTGATGTGCGCATAAAGatattacaaaataaaaccttttagTCTCAGGTCAATGGTTTACAGTTCTATGCAACCATGACTAGAGAAGATGATGGTGATACCCATAATGTTACTACATCATTCGCATGCTCTGTGAGGCTGCACAAGGCGTTTTTTTAGACATAAAAAAGCCAGAATATCTACCAAGACAGGTTTACTTTAGGTGCCCGCACCTCGGGATAAGCACATCGTGACCCAGGACCAGAGGAACACTGCGGGGTCTTTTATCACTGAAGGGGTAACTTTAACCTTGAGTTTAAGGGCTGGCTATTGACTACACCTTGTCACCGCAGGTTACCAGACCAGAATGTGCCTTTAGAtactagggggaaaaaagcaccaAGGAAAGGAGTCCTAGGTCAAAAAGCAACTAGGAGATaaaaaaggctggaagaaagaaaaaaagcgGGAGGAGAAGGACGCCAGAGCCGCCCGCAGCCCCTGAGGTGCCCTCACGACCCTCCCCGGGTGCAGAGCGAGCCGGGGGCTGTGAGGGACAGTCCGCACAGGGTAGGGCACAAACCGGGGGTGACCCCCTGAGGAACCCCCCACAGCCCGAGAGCCGCCCCTATCCTTACCGACGAGGCTCTGCGCGGCCCTGGCCACCGGGAACATGATGAGAGCCGAGCGCGTACCCTTCACGACCGTGAAGAACAAAATGGTCGCGGCGGAAGTGGCGGCGCGGCGAGGGCCTGTGGGTAACGCCGGGCTCCTCCTCGCTGCGGCGGAGCTtcgcggccgggccgggccgggccggtgGTTCCCTGGCTGCTCTCCGGCACCTCCCGGGTGCAGACGGGCTCTCCGTGAGGGGCCGAGGGACGGAGAAAAGCGGATATGGCCGTGACGACAGCGCTAAGAGAGTCGTGGCCAAAGCTGCAGTCGCAGTGTCAGGATGGCCGAGTGGTCTAAGGCGCCAGACTCAAGGCGTTCCGCGCCTTCCCGCGGCGGGATTGGGTGTTCTGGTCTCCGTATGGAGGCGTGGGTTCGAATCCCACTTCTGACaccactttttttctcccccccccccgacGTGTTCGGGTTAACTTAAATTCACAAAAGGACCGAGTTGATGAAGTCCGGGATTTTACTGCAAATGGAAACCAGAAATAATTGTAACGGTGTCTTCGAATAGGCAAATGAATCCTGAAGCGTGAGTAAatctttgtttctctgtggCGATTCTGCATCAGAGCCATAAgccaccacagagctgctgaggaatAGTGCATTTGGTTTTTAACAATATTTGTAACACACGATCCAGCAATTTATAGCGTGTGTATAACACGAAGCGTGTATCTCATGCAGCAAGAGGAAGAACTTCAttacactgagggtggcagagccctggaacatCTGCCTAGGCAGGGTGTGGAATCTCCCTCtttggagacattcaaaactcATCTGCACACATTTGTGTTGTTTCAAAATGTGGATTATGTAAAATTTTCTTAGGAAAGGATGTTCTTCGATGTTTGATCTTTGTATACTTTCTAGCCTAATCAACAAGGAAGGAGATTTAATCCATGAAACAGCAGGTAGCAAGCTCTAAGTGATGTCCagatgctgggaaaaaaattactttttggtAAACTGTCTTGTTAAGGTTTATGGCTTGATACATTCAATTATCTCACGCCTAGGGGGAGGTTAACAAAGCTTGGGAAGGAGGTTGTGCCACTGATAGCAAACACAAAGAATGCAGAACTTACAGGCCACAAGGACATTTTGCAGAACTCCCACAATAAGGAAGACACTAACAAAGCCAACTCAGAAACTGGGCTGAAATCAGCTCCAGCCGGGCAAAAGGTAATTCCAGCAGAGGCAGATCACGACCACCAACACACCGaccaaaaagaagagaaagtggGAGCATGTGCACTAATTAgtatgaaaaacaaagagaagcatTAACCAACAAAGATAGAATACTAATTAATAAGAGAACTACATTACTTGTATCCAATGAACAcaaattcctttgtttgctaaagCATATAAACAGTAAAAAGTTTTGAGAGTGTGTGTGCTTGATTTGTGGAACACCACTGAGCAGCCAAGGCTAGCACAACTCTGAAATAAAGCAATGTCTCTCTGACTGCGTGTAATTACTGGCTTGTTGCACACCGGGTAACAAATCCGGTATCTTAGTGGGCAAcactgtgtcacctgctctcggatgatctccagagatcccttcgAACCGtgatggttctgtgattctgctgaGCACGGGGAGCGGCTGAGAGACCCCACCATACCCTGGAACCCCGCCATCCTTTCGCACCTCAGGGCCCACTCCGCCCTCCCCTCGGGGCCCACTCCGCCCTCCCCTCGGGGCCCACTCCGCCCTCCCCTCGGGGCTCGCCCTCCCCTCAGGGCTCGCCCACCCTTCGGGGCTCCACCAATGGCGCGGCTCCAGCTCGCCGCGCTCCCGCGAAGGCCAATCGAAGGCCGGCGACGACGCACGAGCCGGCGCCTCAGCCAATCGGCGTCCTGCGGGCGGGGCCTCgctgccggcggggcggggcggggcggccaTGGCGGCGCTGCCGGTGCCGCTGCTGGCgctggcgctgctgctgctggcaggatgTGGCGGGCCCGGCGCCGCGGGGCAGAGGCGGAAGGAGGTGAGACACACCGGGAAGCTCCACGCCGCGCTGGGGCGCGTTCTCGTTGAGCGGGCTGAGGGCAGGACCGGCTAGGGCTCGGCGGGGTGGCGTGGCCTCACCGCGGGTTCCCCCCGCCCTGAGGTTCGGCCGGCTCTGAGGGGAACCCGCTGGGAGGGAAGGTCTTTGTTTCCAGGTTCTTCGGTTCTTGTTAGGAGCACTGTACGAGTGTTGTCTTCCTACCGCATGGGATTTGCGGGGCGGAGGATGGGTGGTCTTTGGTTGCAGTCACTAAGGTGCAAATTACTTCCACACGCTTGACCCGTAGGGTTTGGGAAAATCCTGCTGCATAAGTGTTAATACTTGTGTGACTTGTAGGTCGGAGAAGAATAATTTATTACTGTTATCATGGTGGGACTCTTGcggctgccctgtgcagggtcaggagttggacttcgATGCTCCTACTGGCTCCCTTCCAATTCAGAGTATATTATGATTTCCTCAAACATATTTATCTGAAGAACGGTGTTAATGAGTAGAGAAGTGCTTTATTATAAACGTAACATTTGCGAATTTGTCAAACTAATGCTTCTTTTTATAATGTTATAGAATTTATTGCTTCCTTTTTAAGGAATGTTTTAGTGTTAAGAATTTGAGTTCTTCAAATATGTTTTGAATTacagggttttcttttccagcaatgctgaaaatgaaatgttgagGTTGGTTCCATCTCTGGCGTTGATTCCACTGCCATAAGTTTTGAAAGTTGGAACAGTTTGATGCTTAGTGTAGAAAAAAGGCTGTGGAGGGGATTTAGGCAGTTGGTACAGCTGAAAGAAGTCTTGCAATTAGCAGTGTGAGGAAGGCCTGGTAAGCTGAGGGTCTTCACCAGCCTGGTCATGTTAAGTGGTTAAAGCTGTGTGTGTTGCTAGGTGGTTGAAGTTAATGAATTATGTTAAGGTGACTGTCAAAAGCTTCTGTGAATGCCTTGCAGAATTTCACTGAAGTATCACATCACCTGCTTGGTGTTATGAAAAGCAGTGCAGATATTTGTTCCATCAAATGTGAAAACCTTTAAGATTGTGCTgtgagactggaaaaaaaaaaaccgacAGTGTTGCTCTGGCTTGATTTTCAGATGGTGTTATCAGAGAAAGTGAACCAGCTGATGGAGTGGGCCAGTAAAAGATCCGTGATCCGAATGAACGGAGACAAATTCCGGCGCCTTGTGAAGGCACCTCCCAGAAACTACTCAGTGATTGTGATGTTCACTGCTCTTCAGCCTCACAGACAGTGTGTTGTGTGCAAGTATGAGCTCCGTTTAGTCCTAAATTAGGACTTGAAAGTCATCTTATGCTTTGTAGGAAACTAAATTCAAGAATAGGGTTGAACTTCCACACATGTGGAAGGAATACACGTGGGCAAGTTAGAGTAGGATTCTCTTTGCAATTTAATGTGTGGGAATATGTGTGTAATGTGCTTGTGAGAAAACAGCACAATCCTTTAGTTTTATCTCCCTCCTAAAATAATTCCCGCTTTGCAGTGTTTACTCTGAGAGGCTTCTGGAGAAA
This window contains:
- the LOC116450825 gene encoding cytochrome c oxidase subunit 7B, mitochondrial produces the protein MFPVARAAQSLVARGIQHTAVRQVHRKHEPNFHDKYGTMVLLGGAAMFSAVWGYVFTKLDIAWGFSPVGRITPREWRE